The DNA sequence GCCGTTGGCCTTCATGGTGTCGCAGTTGGGGGTGGCCGTGGCGCGCGGGGAGACGTTGGTGACCAGGTTGGGCAGGGAGTCGATCTCGACCGTGGTGACGATCCGCAGCGAGGCGTACTTCGGGTCGGCGAGGATGGCCGCGATCGGGTCGATGTACTCGGTCTTGTAGCGGTCGATCTCCGTCGGGCCGAGCTCGCCGTTGGAGGCGAGGGCGGCGCAGTCGCGGCCGGGCAGGTTGTAGATGACGAGCTGGACGACGAGTTCGCCCGAGCCCTTCTGCGTCAGCGCCTCGTCGAGGTGGTCGCGCAGGCCCATGCCGCCGTTCACCCCGTTGATGGCGGCGGTACGGTCGAGCCAGACACCGGTGGGCTGGTTGGCGATGCGGCTGCCGCCCGGCTCGGCGGCGGCCTTCGCGGACCACTCGGGGTTCACGTACACCTTGGCGCCGCTGTAGGGGTTGTCCACCCGGGTGCCCGGGGCGGGCGGGTCCGTCGGGTCGGGCGGGTCGGTCGGGCCGCCGGAGTCGACGTTGCAGGTCACGCCGTCGAGGGTGAACGTGGCGGGGACGGCGTTGGTGCCGCTGTAGCTGCCCTGGAAGCCGAAAGTGGCCGAACTCCCGGTCGCCAGGGTGCCGTTGTAGGACTCGTTGGCCGCGGTGACGTTCGCGCCGGACTGGGTGACCTTGGCGTTCCAGCCGCTGGTGACCTTCTGGTTCCCGGCATAGGTCCACTTCAGCGCCCACGACGACTTGGCGGCGCTGTTGTTGGTGACCGTCACGGAGGCGGTGAAGCCGGTGCCCCACTGGTTCTGCACCTTGTAGTCCACGGTGCAGGGAACTGCGGCCGCGCCGGTGTCGCCGGGGACGACGGCGAACGCCGTCCCGGAGGCGCCGGCGACCAGCGCCATGGCGGCGAGGAGCGCGGTTCTGGTGCGACTCATGAGTGCGGGTTTCCTTATCCGTAGGGGGCTGTCCTTCATCGGCGCGCGACGCGGTCGCACGCCTGGTGCCTTACGGGGTGGGAGTGCCGTGGCGACCCGGTTGGGGCGGGTCTCGGTGCGGGCCCGGAAGCGTCCGGGCAGCACGCGACGGCGCGGGATCCCACGGGAGGGCGCAGACCCCGCGTCAGGTGATCCACTGGTACGCGGGGATGGCTAAAAGTACTGAACGCGGGGGGTGGCGCATGAGCGACTCCTTGCAGATCGGACGCGTCGTGACGGACGCGCCGGCTGATGGAACCGCTCCCACTGGTGCTCTTGAAGCTAGCGCCAAGTGACGGCGAAGAACAGAGGAGTTACCGACTTTCCCTCAGGTCGGGGCGTCGAATCTTTTCGACTCAGCACAAGCCTTGACCGCTCCGTACCCCGTCCTCACTATGGGAGCGCTCCCACTGGTTCAAGGCTTGACATCACCGAGTCGCAGGAGGAACCAGCACATGCATCCCCCACCCAGGAGACGCGGCGGCGTCCGGCGGCTGTTGACGGCCGCCGCGGCCGCTCTGGCGCTTCCGCTGACGATGCTCTCGTCGGGCTCGACCCCAGCTCAGGCGGCGGCCGTCCAGTGCAGCGTCGACTACCGCACCAATGACTGGGGCTCCGGCTTCACCGCGGAGCTGACCCTCACCAACCGCGGTGCGGAGGCCGTGGACGGCTGGACCCTGACGTACGACTACGCCGGTAACCAGAGGCTCGTGAACGGCTGGAACGGCGGCTGGTCGCAGTCCGGGAAGACCGTGACCGTGAAGAACGCCGGGCACAACGCCCGGATCGCCGCCGGCGCCGCCGTCACGACCGGCGCCCAGTTCTCCTACAGCGGCAGCAACGCCGCTCCCACGTCCTTCGCGATCAACGGCACCACCTGCACCGGCGCCCACCAGCCGCCGATCACCGTGCTGACCAGCCCCCAGGCCGGCGCCGTCTACACCCAGGGCGAGACGGTCCCGCTCGCGGCCACCGCTGCGGCGGCCGACGACGCCACGATCACCAAGGTGGAGTTCTACGACGACACCGAGCTGCTGGGCACGGACAGCAGCGCGCCCTTCACGCTCTCCGTCGCCGGTTTGACCGTGGGCAGTCATTCACTGGTGGCCAAGGCGTACGACAGCATGAACGCCTCCGCGAGCTCCACGCCGGTCGGCATCACGGTGGCCTCGGGTCCCGCCGTGGTGGCCACGCCGTCCCAACTCGGCGTCCGGCAGGGCGAGTCGGGCACGTTCGAGGTGAAGCTGTCCAAGCAGCCGAGCGCGAACGTGACCGTCACGACGGCCCGCGCGAGCGGCAACTCGGGGCTGTCGGTCTCGGCCGGCGGCTCGCTCACCTTCACCCCGTCGAACTGGAGCACCGCCCAGAAGGTGACGATCGCCGCCGGAGCCTCCGGCACCGGAACGGCCGTCTTCGAGTCCTCGGCGCCGGGCCACGCCAAGGCGGCGGTCACCGTGACGCAGCTGGGGGCGACGAAGGCGTACGACGCCCGCTTCCTGGACCTGTACGGGAAGATCACCAACCCGGCGAACGGCTACTTCTCCCCCGAGGGCATCCCGTACCACTCGGTCGAGACGCTGATCGTCGAGGCGCCGGACCACGGTCACGAGACCACCTCGGAGGCGTACAGCTACCTGCTGTGGCTCCAGGCGATGTACGGCAAGGTCACCGGTGACTGGTCGAAGTTCAACGGGGCCTGGGACATCATGGAGAAGTTCATGATCCCGACCCACGCCGACCAGCCGACCAACTCCTTCTACAACGCCTCCAAGCCCGCGACGTACGCGCCCGAGCACGACACCCCCAACGAGTACCCCTCCGCGCTCGACTCGGGTGTCTCGGTCGGCCCCGACCCGATCGCCGGCGAGCTGAAGTCCGCCTACGGCACGGACGACGTCTACGGCATGCACTGGATCCAGGACGTCGACAACGTCTACGGCTACGGCAACTCGCCCGGCAAGTGCGAGGCGGGCCCGTCGGACACCGGGCCGTCGTACATCAACACCTTCCAGCGCGGCCCGCAGGAGTCGGTGTGGGAGACCGTCCCGCAGCCCACCTGCGACGCCTTCAAGTACGGCGGGAAGAACGGCTACCTGGACCTGTTCACCAAGGACGCGTCCTACGCCAAGCAGTGGAAGTTCACCAACGCCCCGGACGCCGACGCGCGCGCCGTGCAGGCCGCCTACTGGGCGGACAAGTGGGCCAAGGAGCAGGGCAAGGGCTCCGACGTCTCCGCGACCGTCACCAAGGCCGCGAAGATGGGCGACTACCTGCGCTACGCCATGTTCGACAAGTACTTCAAGAAGATCGGCAACTGCACCAGCCCGTCCTGCCCGGCCGGCACCGGCAAGGACGCCTCGCACTACCTGCTGTCCTGGTACTACGCCTGGGGCGGTGCCACCGACACCTCGGCGGGCTGGGCCTGGCGCATCGGCTCCAGCCACGCCCACGGCGGCTACCAGAACCCCCTCGCCGCGTACGCGCTGAGCGAGTACGCGCCGCTGAAGCCGAAGTCGGCGACCGGCGCGGGCGACTGGGCCAAGTCGATGCAGCGGCAGCTGGAGTTCTACCGCTGGCTGCAGTCCGACGAGGGCGGCATCGCCGGCGGCGCGACCAACAGCTGGGCCGGCCGCTACACGACCCCGCCGTCCGGCACGCCGACCTTCTACGGCATGCACTACGACGAGAAGCCGGTCTACCACGACCCGCCGTCCAACCAGTGGTTCGGCTTCCAGGCGTGGTCGATGGAGCGGGTCGCCGAGCTGTACCAGCAGACCGGCAACGCGCTCGCCAAGCAGGTCCTCGACAAGTGGGTCGACTGGGCGCTGTCGGAGACCACCGTCAACCCCGACGGCTCCTTCCGGATCCCGTCGACGCTGCAGTGGTCGGGCAAGCCGGACACCTGGAACGCCTCGTCGCCCGGCGCCAACAGCGGGCTGCACGTCACCGTCGCCGACTACACCAACGACGTCGGTGTGGCCGCGGCCTACGCCAAGACGCTGACGTACTACGCCGACCGCTCCGGTGACACCGAGGCGGCGGCCACGGCGAAGGCGCTGCTCGACGGCATGTGGGAGAACAACCAGGACGCGCTCGGCATCGCCGTCCCGGAGACCCGCGCCGACTACAACCGCTTCGACGACCCGGTGTACGTGCCGGGCGGCTGGAGCGGCACCATGCCGAACGGCGACGCGATCAACTCCTCGTCGACCTTCGAGTCGATCCGGTCCTTCTACCAGGACGACCCGGCCTGGTCGAAGATCGAGAGCTATCTCGCGGGCGGCGCCGCGCCGACGTTCACGTACCACCGGTTCTGGGCCCAGGCCGACATCGCCCTGGCCATGGGCTCGTACGCGGAGCTTCTCGAATAGCCCCCGCCGACGCTCCGCGTACCGGCCCCGGCACCTGACGCCGGGGCCACCCGCGGCCGGGCGGCCTCCCCCGGGCCCGCCGTCCCTCTCCCGTCCGCCTCAGGGCGGGAGCGGGGCGGCGGGACCCCCACACGGGAGGCCGCCCGGCCCTCGCACGCTCCCCACTCCCCCTCCCCCACGAGGAAGGAACACACCGTGCGAAGAACCCGTGTCCTCACGGCCGTGCTCGCGCTGGCGGCCGGTCTGCTGGCGGGCGGCCCGCCCGCCCTGGCCGCCGGCGCCCCGGAACCGGCCGGGACCCTGGCCGCCGACACCTACACCTGGAAGAACGCGCGCATCGACGGCGGCGGCTTCGTGCCCGGCATCGTCTTCAACCGCACCGAGAAGGACCTCGCCTACGCCCGCACCGACATCGGCGGCGCCTACCGCTGGCAGGAGGCGACGAAGACCTGGACCCCGCTCCTCGACTCGGTGGGCTGGGACGACTGGGGGCACACCGGGGTGGTGAGCCTCGCCTCCGACTCCGTCGACCCCGACCGGGTGTACGCGGCGGTCGGCACGTACACCAACGACTGGGACCCGAAGAACGGCGCGGTGCTGCGTTCCACGGACCGCGGCGCGACCTGGCGGAAGGCCGCGCTGCCCTTCAAGCTGGGCGGCAACATGCCGGGGCGGGGCATGGGCGAGCGCCTGGCCGTCGACCCGCACCGCAACAGCGTGCTCTACCTGGGCGCGCCCAGCGGCAAGGGCCTGTGGCGGTCGACCGACTCGGGGGCGAGCTGGTCGCAGGTGGCGAACTTCCCCAACGTCGGGAACTACGCGCAGGACCCGGGCGACACCACCGGCTACGCGTCCGACAACCAGGGCATCGTCTGGGTCACCTTCGACGAGTCGACGGGCACGCCGGGCAGCGCGACCAAGACGGTCTACGTCGGGGTCGCCGACAAGGAGAACGCGGTCTACCGGTCGACGGACGCGGGCGCCACCTGGCAGCGGCTGGCCGGGCAGCCGACGGGACACCTGGCCCACAAGGGCGTCCTGGACGCCGAGAACGGTCACCTGTACCTCGCCTACAGCGACACCGGCGGCCCCTACGACGGCGGCAAGGGCCGCCTGTACCGGTACGCGACGGCGACCGGCACCTGGACCGACATCAGCCCGGTCGCGGAGGCCGACACCTACTACGGCTTCAGCGGGCTGACCGTGGACCGGCAGAACCCGGGCACGGTGATGGCGACGGCCTACAGCTCCTGGTGGCCGGACACCCAGATCTTCCGCTCCACGGACAGCGGCGCGACCTGGTCCAAGGCGTGGGACTACACGTCCTACCCGAACCGGGAGAACCGCTACACCATGGACGTGTCGTCGGTGCCGTGGCTGACCTGGGGCGCCAACCCCTCCCCGCCCGAACAGACCCCCAAGCTGGGGTGGATGACCGAGGCGCTGGAGATCGACCCCTTCGACTCCGACCGCATGATGTACGGCACCGGGGCGACGATCTACGGCAGCGAGAACCTCACGAACTGGGACACGGGCGCGAAGTTCACCGTCACGCCCATGGTGCGGGGCCTGGAGGAGACGGCCGTCAACGACCTCGTCTCCCCGCCGTCGGGCGCGCCGCTGATCAGCGCGCTCGGGGACGTCGGCGGCTTCCGGCACACGGACCTGACCAAGGTGCCGCCGATGATGTTCACCCAGCCGAACTTCACCTCCACGACCAGCCTGGACTTCGCGGAGTCGAACCCCGACACCGTGGTCCGCTCCGGCAACCTGGACTCCGGTCCGCACATCGCCTTCTCCACGGACAACGGCGCCAACTGGTTCGCGGGCACGGACCCCTCGGGGGTCAGCGGCGGCGGGACGGTCGCGGCGGCGGCCGACGGCAGCCGCTTCGTCTGGAGCCCGCAGGGCGCCGGCGTGCACCACACGACCGGCTTCGGCACGTCCTGGGCGGCGTCGAGCGGCATCCCGGCGGGGGCGGTCGTCGAGTCCGACCGGGTGGACCCGAAGACGTTCTACGGCTTCAAGTCCGGGAAGTTCTACGTCAGTACGGACGGCGGCGCGACCTTCACCGCCTCCTCGGCGACCGGCCTGCCCGGCGGTGACAGCGTGCGTTTCAAGGCGCTGCCCGGCGCGAAGGGCGACGTCTGGCTGGCGGGCGGGGCGAGCGACGGGGCGTACGGCCTGTGGCACTCCACGGATGCCGGGGCGACGTTCACGAAACTGGCGAACGTCGACGAGGCCGACGCCGTCGGCTTCGGCAAGGCGGCGCCCGGTGCCTCGTACCAGACCCTGTTCACCAGCGCGAAGATCGACGGCGTACGGGGCATCTTCCGCTCCACGGACAGGGGCGCGAGCTGGACCCGGGTCAACGACGACGCCCACCAGTGGGGCTGGACCGGCGCGGCCATCACCGGTGACCCGCGGGTGTACGGCCGTGTCTACGTGGCGACCAACGGCCGCGGTGTCGTCTACGGCGACACCTCCGACACCGGGGGCGGCACGGGCCCCGGCCCGGACCCGGAGCCCACGGGCGCCTGCGCGGTGACGTACAAGGTCACCAACCAGTGGTCCGACGGCTTCCAGGCGGACGTCCGGCTGACCAACACGGGGTCGGCCGCCTGGAACGGCTGGTCGCTGGCCTGGTCCTTCACGGACGGCCAGAGGATCTCCCAACTCTGGAACGCCTCCCACACCCAGTCCGGCGCGACGGTGACGGCCCGCAACACCGACTGGAACGGCACGGTGGCGGCGGGCTCCTCGGTCGCCTTCGGCTTCACGGCGGCCAAGTCGGCGGCCAACACCGCGCCCACGGCCTTCCGCCTGGGTGAGAAGGCCTGCACGGTAAGTTGACGCCAGCGCACTCCGGCCCGCCCGTACCGGGTACGGGCGGGCCGGAGTGGTGAGACCCCTGGGAAGGACACGACCATCATCGGCTTTCTGAGACCCGCCCTCGCCGTCGCGGTCCTGGCGTCGGTCACCGCCTGCGGAACGTCGCCCGAGCCGGACACCCCGGCGGCCCTGGCGACCGGTGCCGACGGCGCGCAGACACGCCCCGCGGCGGACGCGACACCGGTCACCGCCACCGTGCCCGACGTCATCGGCGGCAACGCGGGGCGCGCGGCCGAGCAGCTGGGTTCCGGACTCGACCTGGTCTTCGAGGACACGAGCGGGCGGGGCCGCCCGGTGGTCGACCCCGCCGAGTGGAGGATCTGCGGCTCCCGGCCGGGACCCGACGAGCGGATCACCGCGTACCCGGTGGTCTTCGAAGTGGTGAAGGTCTCGGAGAACTGCCCGTAGGCCGGGTCCGCTCAGGGCGTGAAGACCGCCGGCCTCGGGGGTGTCGGCATGTCGGCGCCGATGAAAAAGCCGGTGTGCGGGGGCTGGTTGTAGGCCGTGTTCTGCCAGGCCAGGGACGTGCGGTACAGGGTGTCGTGCAGGAGCGTGGTGATCCTGCGGTCGGTGTCGTGGGGGGTGGAGTAGATGCGCAGGGCCGTGTTGTCGCTGGTGCGCCAGACGACCTCCTCGCGCCAGTCGCCCAGGATGTCACCGGACAGCACCGGGGTGGCCTTGGTGCCGTTGTTGGAGGCCACGCCGGAGCCGGTCAGCAGACGGGTGTCGGCGGAGGTGCCGTACTTGTCGATGCGGGTGCCGTCGAGGAGTTCGCGGACCGGGTCGCCGTCCCACCAGGACACGAAGTTGGCGGAGGACGGCTTGCGGCCCTTGGTGCCGCCGCCCTCGTCACGGACGGAACCGTCGGAGGAGGACCACATCTCGGGGCCGGAGTTGCCCGACCAGATGTCCGCCGCGACCCCGCGCCCGTTGTCGCAGCAGGCGGCGAGCTTCCAGCGGACCGCGCCGTTCGCGGGGTTGAGGTACAGCGCGGCGGGCTGGCCGGTGGACTCGGAGACCTTGTAGTACTCCAGGCCCGCGGTCGACGCGTCGAGGTCGCCGAGGTGCTGGGCGTCGCCGTGGCCGGTCTTCGCCGTCCACAGGCCGTTGCCGTTGTCGTCGACGGCCATCGAGCCGTAGACGATCTCGTCCCGCCCGTCGTTGTCGACGTCCCCGACGGAGAGGCTGTGGGAGCCCTGGCCGTCGTAGCCCTTGCCGCTGTTGGTGGAGGAGTTGGTGTCGAAGGTCCAGCGGCGGGTGAAGGCGCCGTTCCGCCAGTCCCAGGCCGCGATGACCGTGCGGGTGTAGTAGCCGCGCGCCATGATCAGGGAGGGGCGGGCGCCGTCCAGGTAGGCGGTGCCGGCTAGGAAGCGGTCCACGCGGTTGCCGTAGGAGTCGCCCCAGGAGGAGACGGTGCCGCGGGCCGGGACGTAGTCGACGGTGCCCATGGCCCTGCCGGTGCGGCCGTGGAACATGGTCAGGTACTCGGGACCGGAGAGGACGTACCCGCCGGAGTTGCGGTGGTCGGCGGAGGAACTGCCGATGACCGCGCCGGTGCCGTCCCTGGTGCCGTCGGCGGTCTTCATGGCGACCTCGGCCTCGCCGTCGCCGTCGTAGTCGTACACCTGGAACTGCGTGTAGTGGGCGCCGGAGCGGATGTTGCGGCCCAGGTCGACGCGCCACAGCCGGGTGCCGTCGAGCTTGACGCCGTCGACGATCGTGTTGCCGGTGTACCCGGACTGGGAGTTGTCCTTGGCGTTGGTGGGCTGCCACTTCAGGACGATGTCGAGGGCGCCGTCGCCGTCGAGGTCGCCGACGGAGGCGTCGTTGGCCTCGTAGGTGTAGGAGACGCCGTCGGGGGTGGTGCCGCCGGACGGCGGGGACAGGGGGACGTCCTTGTAGCCGGTGCGGAACTGGATCGCGTGCACGGAGTCGCCCTGTTCCACGCCGTTCACCACCGCGCGGACGGTGTAGTCGGCGTGGCTGGGCGCACCGGAGTGGAAGAACGTGGTGGAGCCGGTGACCGGGCCGGAGTTGACCTTGGTGCCGGCCCGGTACACGTTGAAGGCGACGTTGTCGGGGTCGGTGCCCAGCCAGCGCCAGCTGACCAGGTTGCCGGTGCCGGTGTGGACGCTGACCACGCCCCGGTCGAGGGCCTCGACCTGGCGGGCGGTGGCGGCCTCGGCGGACGACGGCGACAGCGCGGTCAGGCCGGCGCCGGCCAGCGCCGCCACGGCGAGCGCCGCGGGCAGCAGGACACGGCGTCTGCCGTGCCGGTGCGGGTGCTTCACGGGGGCCTCCTGGGAGGACGGAAGTGTTCCGCCTCTCAGTCGCCGCCATCGCCCGCCGGGTTGCCGTGCTCCGGCTTCCGGTACGCGCGGAGGCTGAACACCGGGTCGGGGCGGGGCCGGTCCTGGTCGGGGAGTGCGGCCAGCAGGGCGGCGAAGCGCTCCGCGAGCGGGCCGCCGGGCGGCAGGGTGACGAACCAGCCGCGCCGCAGGTCCTCGATGGTGCGACGGGGGCTGCGGCCCTGTCCCTCGAAGCGGGCCCGCCCGGCGGGGACCAGGCCGTGTGCGGCGGCCGCGGCGTCGACCGTCCCGGGGGCGTCCGGCACCGGGCTGGGCGGGCGGGCCGCGAGGATCGCGTCGATGTCGCTGCCGACGTTGTGGGAGGCGCCCTTGTGGACGGTGGTGACGTAGACCCCGCCGGGCCGCAGCACGCGGGCGCACTCGCCGATCACCGCCCGTACCTCCTCGGGGCCGGGCAGGAGGTGCAGCAGCCACACGCTGACCACCGCGTCGAACCGGGCCCCGGCGAAGGGCAGCCGACGGCTGTCGGCGCGGACCACGGCGCCCGGCAGACGGGCGGCGGCCATCCGGGTCATCGACGCGGCGAGGTCGACGCCCGTCACGCGCAGACCGGCGCGGGCGGCGGCGAACCGCCGGGTCACGATGCCGGTGCCGCAGGCCACGTCCAGCAGGTCCCGCGCCCGTTCCGGCACCAGGTCCAGCACGGCGTCCGCCGCCGCCCGGGCCCGCGGTTCACCGCCGCGTGAGGTGTCGTAGCGCTCCGCTTCTTCCTCGTAGTCCAGCACGGACCTCAGTGTGCACCGTGGCCGGGTGCCAGGGCCTCCACCTTTCGCGCCAGCTCGAAGTCCTTCTCGGTGACCGCGCCGCCCGCGCTGTGGGTGTTCACGGACAGCGAGACGGTGTGGTATCCGAGGGTGAGGTCGGAGTGGTGGTCGAGCTCCTCCTGCACCTGGGCGATGTGGACGACCATCGCCGCCGCCGCGACGTGCGAGCCGAGCCGGTAGGAGCGGGTGAGGCGGTCCCCGTCGAGCGACCAGCCCGGCAGCTCGGCCAGCCGGTCCTCGATCTCCTTGGGCGACAGCGGTTCGACGGGCATGGGCTGCGCTCCTTCGCCGGTTCGGTCTCTGCTCGGGATCCGCTCCCAGGCTGCCACAGACGCGGGCCGCGGTCCCGTCGGCCGGCGCCCCGCTCCCCGGTCCGGCCGCCCCTCGACTACGGTCCTGGCATGACCACTGCACCGTCCGGTACCGCGTCCACCGCCGACGGCGTCGGCCCGCTGCTGCGGGCCTGGCGGGAGCAGCGGCGGGTCAGCCAGCTGGAGCTGGCCCTGCGCGCCGACTCCTCCGCCCGGCACATCAGCTTCGTCGAGACCGGCCGCTCCCGGCCCAGCGAGGAGATGGTGCTGCGGCTGGCCGAGCACCTGGACGTCCCCGTGCGGGAGCGCAACGCGCTGCTGCTGGCGGCCGGTTACGCTCCCCGGTTCCCGCACACCCCGCTGGACGATCCCGCGCTGGAGCCGCTGCGGGAGGGCATCGAGCGGCTGATCGGCGGCTTCGAGCCGTATCCGGCGCTGGTGGTGGACGCCATGTACGACGTCGTGGCGGCCAACCGGGGAGTGATGGCGCTCTTCGAGGGGGTGCCGGAGTCCCTGCTGGAGCCGCCGCTGAACGCGGTGCGGCTCACCCTGCACCCGCGGGGTCTGGCACCGCGGATCGTGAACCTGCGGGAGTGGCGCGGTCATCTGCTGGAGCAGATGGAACGGCACATCGCGCTGCGCCGCTCCGAGCCGCTGCGGGCGCTGTACGAGGAGGTCGCGGCGTATCCGGTGCCGGACACCGGGGAGTCCGTGGCGGAACCGGGCGCGCCGGTGGCGTACTTCGCGCTGCCCATGGTGATCGAGCACGAGGGGCGCAGGCTGTCCTTCGTCTCGTCGATCTCCACCTTCAACACGCCGCTGGACGTGACCGTCGCCGAGCTGGCCGTGGAGACGCTGCTCCCGGCGGACCCGGCGACGGCCAAGTACCTTCAGTCCTGGCTGAGCTGACGCTGTCTCAGGGCCAGGTGCTGGAGCAGGGCGAAGCCGGCGACGGAGAGCGCCTGGAGGACCGTCCACACCGCGCCCGCCGTGGTCGGTGTCAGCCACAGCGCGAGGGCGGCCAGACTCACCGTCGTCCAGGCGAGGTTGGCCTCGACGACGATCCGCACGCCGGTGGCCGGCGGGTGCGGGCGGGCGGCCAGCAGGCCGACGCCGGCCGCGTAGACCGCGAGGAACGCGCCGACCCCGAGCAGCAGCCCGGAGCCGGTGCCGAGGAACCGGCCGAGCGGACCGGACAGGGCGAGGTAGGCGAGTGCGTTGGCGCCGGTCACCACGGCGTCGAGGGCCAGGAAGCGGCGCAGCATCCGCTGCGGCTGCACGGTCCGGGCGAGTGCGGCGAGCTGGATCGCGGACATGGTGGATCACCTTCCGTCGGGACGGTCCGTGGCGGTTGCTGGGCCGGGTCCCGGGCCGGAGTGCGCCGGCCCGGGACCCGGTGCGTCCACGATCCCGCGGGGACGGGACCCGGTCGATTACCCCCGGGGTCATGGGGGGGGGAGGGAGCGGCGGGACGGGGGCGGTTTCCTGCGGCTCGTGAGAGTGTCGGTGGAACATGACAGACTGAGCGCATGCCCGGGCGCGTTGGGGAGGCGTGGCGTGAGTGAGCGGCGGGCCGCACCCACCGTGGGCCAGGTGGTTCTGGGAAGGCGGCTGCAGGAGCTTCGGGAGGCCGCGGGCCTCGCGCGGGAGGAGGCTGCCCGGATCCTGCGGGTGGCACCCGCGACCGTGCGGCGGATGGAGACCGCCGAGGTCGCGCTGAAGATCCCGTACGTGCAGCTGCTGCTGTCCGCGTACGGGGTGCCCGAGAGCGAGGCCGAGGCGTTCGTGGGTCTCGCGGAGGAGGCGAACCGGCCGGGCTGGTGGCAGCGGTACCACGACGTGCTGCCGGACTGGTTCAGCCTGTACGTGAGCCTGGAGGGCGCCGCCCGGATCATCCGCTCCTACGAGCCGCACTTCGTGCCGGGGCTGCTGCAGACCGAGGAGTACGCGCGGGCCGTCCTGGAGGCCGGGACGGTCGGGAACATCGGGTCCGAGGCGGTCGAGCGGCACGTGGCGCTGCGCATGGAGCGCCAGCGCCTGCTGGAGCGCCCCGATCCGCCGCACCTGTGGGTGCTGATGGAGGAGACCGTGCTGCGGCGTCCGGTGAGCCTCGACGGGCGGGTGATGCGCGACCAGCTGGACAAGCTGCTGGAGTGGTCCTCGCGGGACCGGATCACGCTGCAGATCGCCGAGTTCGCGGACGGTCCGCACCCGGGGACGTACGCGCCGTTCTCGCTGTTCCGGTTCGCCGAGCCGGAGCTGCCCGACATGGTGTTCACCGAGTACCTGACGGGTGCCCTGTACCTGGACTCCCGCAAGGAGGTCTCGGCGCACCTGGAGGTCCTGGACCACATGACGGCGCGGGCGGCCTCGGCGCAGCGCACGGAGAAGCTGCTGCGGGAGTTCCGCGAGCACTACTGACCGGCGGACGGCGCCGCCGTCCGGTCAGGCCGCGCCGTCCTTGCGGTCCCCGGTACCGGTGTCCTTGTCGTCGTCGATGATCTCCGCGTCGACGACGCCCTCGTCGTCCTGCGGCGCGCCGTGCTGTTCGGCGCCCTCGGAGGGCGTCTGCCCGGCCTGCGCGTACATCGCCTGGCCCATCTTCTGGCTGACCGAGGCGAGTTTCTCCACGCCGGCGCGCAGCTCGGCGGTGTCGGTGGCCTCCCGCTCCAGGAGCCGCTTCACCTCGGTGACGGCCGCCTCGACCTCGGCCTTGGTGTCGCCGGGGATGCGGTCGCCGTTGTCCCGCAGGAACCTCTCGGTCTGGTAGACGAGTTGTTCGGCCTGGTTGCGGGTCTCGGCGGCCTCCCGGCGCCTGCGGTCCTCCTCGGCGTACTGCTCGGCCTCGCGCATCATGCGGTCGATGTCGTCCTTGGGGAGCGCCGAGCCGCCCGTGACGGTCATCTTCTGCTCGCGGCCGGTGGCGAGGTCCTTCGCGGAGACGTGCATGATCCCGTTGGCGTCGATGTCGAAGGCCACCTCGATCTGCGGGACGCCGCGCGGGGCCGGGGGCAGGCCGGTGAGGTCGAAGACACCGAGCTTCTTGTTGTAGGCGGCGATCTCGCGCTCGCCCTGGTAGACCTGGATGCCGACCGAGGGCTGGTTGTCGGTGGCGGTGGTGAAGATCTCCGAACGGCGGGTGG is a window from the Streptomyces capillispiralis genome containing:
- a CDS encoding helix-turn-helix domain-containing protein, with translation MTTAPSGTASTADGVGPLLRAWREQRRVSQLELALRADSSARHISFVETGRSRPSEEMVLRLAEHLDVPVRERNALLLAAGYAPRFPHTPLDDPALEPLREGIERLIGGFEPYPALVVDAMYDVVAANRGVMALFEGVPESLLEPPLNAVRLTLHPRGLAPRIVNLREWRGHLLEQMERHIALRRSEPLRALYEEVAAYPVPDTGESVAEPGAPVAYFALPMVIEHEGRRLSFVSSISTFNTPLDVTVAELAVETLLPADPATAKYLQSWLS
- a CDS encoding helix-turn-helix domain-containing protein, with translation MSERRAAPTVGQVVLGRRLQELREAAGLAREEAARILRVAPATVRRMETAEVALKIPYVQLLLSAYGVPESEAEAFVGLAEEANRPGWWQRYHDVLPDWFSLYVSLEGAARIIRSYEPHFVPGLLQTEEYARAVLEAGTVGNIGSEAVERHVALRMERQRLLERPDPPHLWVLMEETVLRRPVSLDGRVMRDQLDKLLEWSSRDRITLQIAEFADGPHPGTYAPFSLFRFAEPELPDMVFTEYLTGALYLDSRKEVSAHLEVLDHMTARAASAQRTEKLLREFREHY